A stretch of Flexivirga aerilata DNA encodes these proteins:
- the sodN gene encoding superoxide dismutase, Ni, producing the protein MLRRIFARTIEVSAHCDLPCGVYDPAQARIEAESIKAIVEKVNEKPDDLDFKMRATVIKEQRSQLVKEHLWVLWTDYFKPPHFESYPQLHTLINEATKLAGAGGTKASWDVKTADDLLGKIEEISTIFWETKKA; encoded by the coding sequence ATGCTTCGCCGAATCTTCGCCCGCACCATCGAGGTCAGCGCACACTGCGACCTGCCGTGCGGCGTGTACGACCCCGCCCAGGCCCGCATCGAGGCCGAGTCGATCAAGGCCATCGTCGAGAAGGTCAACGAGAAGCCGGACGACCTCGACTTCAAGATGCGCGCCACCGTGATCAAGGAGCAGCGCTCGCAGCTGGTCAAGGAGCACCTCTGGGTGCTGTGGACCGACTACTTCAAGCCGCCGCACTTCGAGAGCTACCCGCAGCTGCACACGCTGATCAACGAGGCCACCAAGCTCGCCGGCGCCGGCGGCACCAAGGCGTCCTGGGACGTCAAGACCGCCGACGACCTGCTCGGCAAGATCGAGGAGATCTCCACCATCTTCTGGGAGACCAAGAAGGCCTGA
- a CDS encoding S24 family peptidase, with the protein MRIGVAVVRGRSMEPTYVDGDRLLVRYDGTPRPGRAHVIRLPDGPDGPRPVAVKRLTRREGSGWWAERDNPREGIDSWLVGAIPDEDVLAVVLARLPRLRRRRR; encoded by the coding sequence GTGAGGATCGGCGTCGCCGTCGTGCGCGGACGGTCGATGGAGCCGACCTACGTCGACGGCGACCGCCTCCTCGTCCGCTACGACGGCACACCCCGCCCGGGGCGCGCGCACGTGATCCGGCTGCCCGACGGTCCGGACGGACCGCGCCCGGTCGCGGTCAAGCGACTGACCCGGCGGGAAGGCAGCGGCTGGTGGGCCGAGCGTGACAATCCCCGCGAAGGCATCGACTCGTGGCTGGTTGGCGCCATACCGGATGAGGATGTGCTGGCGGTGGTGCTGGCCCGCCTCCCGCGGCTGCGTCGGCGTCGACGGTGA
- a CDS encoding DUF3311 domain-containing protein: protein MSQHPNPNQAPPADRRLQVVAGVVLLLPMLALVPVGWYAKTEPKLGSFPFFIWYQMALVFFCALCTSLAYVLVKKARPHVPFGPVGRHAAAEDGE from the coding sequence ATGTCGCAACACCCGAACCCCAACCAGGCGCCACCCGCCGATCGGCGCCTGCAGGTCGTCGCCGGCGTCGTCCTGTTGCTGCCGATGCTGGCCCTGGTGCCGGTCGGCTGGTATGCCAAGACCGAGCCCAAGCTCGGCAGCTTCCCCTTCTTCATCTGGTATCAGATGGCCCTGGTCTTCTTCTGCGCGCTGTGCACCTCGCTCGCCTACGTGCTGGTCAAGAAGGCCCGCCCGCACGTGCCCTTCGGCCCGGTCGGCCGGCACGCGGCCGCCGAGGACGGTGAGTGA
- a CDS encoding amino acid ABC transporter ATP-binding protein — translation MTDTVNPRPLVRALNVSKHFHGVEVLKGIDLDVAPGEVVCLLGPSGSGKTTFLRCINQLETIDGGRIWVDDDLLGLEEKNGRLHRLHDKRIAKQRREIGMVFQRFNLFPHKTAIANVMEAPVQVRGVDKATARAEAMALLERVGLGERSHHYPSQLSGGQQQRVAIARALAMKPKLMLFDEPTSALDPELVGEVLDVMRELADDGMTMIVVTHEIAFARDVADRVVFMDGGVEVESGPAREVIANPQHERTKSFLRRILAEQNESAVPQGEVAPGGVASGTAQGGAAQGTAAE, via the coding sequence GTGACCGACACCGTCAACCCTCGCCCGCTGGTGCGAGCACTCAACGTTTCCAAGCACTTTCACGGGGTCGAGGTGCTCAAGGGCATCGACCTCGACGTCGCGCCGGGTGAGGTCGTCTGCCTGCTCGGGCCATCCGGCTCCGGCAAGACGACCTTCCTGCGGTGCATCAACCAGCTCGAGACGATCGACGGCGGCCGCATCTGGGTCGACGACGACCTGCTCGGCCTGGAGGAGAAGAACGGCCGCCTCCACCGGCTGCACGACAAGCGCATCGCCAAGCAGCGCAGGGAGATCGGCATGGTCTTCCAGCGGTTCAACCTCTTCCCGCACAAGACAGCCATCGCCAACGTGATGGAGGCGCCGGTGCAGGTGCGGGGCGTCGACAAGGCCACCGCCCGCGCCGAGGCCATGGCGCTGCTCGAACGCGTCGGCCTCGGCGAACGCAGCCACCACTACCCGAGCCAGCTGTCCGGCGGTCAGCAGCAGCGGGTCGCGATCGCACGGGCGTTGGCGATGAAGCCGAAGCTGATGCTCTTCGACGAGCCGACCTCCGCGCTCGACCCCGAGTTGGTCGGCGAGGTGCTCGACGTCATGCGCGAACTCGCCGACGACGGCATGACGATGATCGTGGTCACCCACGAGATCGCCTTCGCCCGCGACGTCGCCGACCGGGTGGTCTTCATGGACGGCGGCGTCGAGGTCGAGTCCGGGCCCGCGCGCGAGGTGATCGCGAATCCGCAGCACGAGCGCACCAAGAGCTTCCTGCGCCGGATTCTCGCCGAGCAGAACGAGTCCGCCGTGCCGCAGGGTGAGGTTGCGCCGGGCGGGGTCGCGTCGGGCACCGCGCAGGGCGGGGCCGCGCAGGGCACCGCCGCCGAGTGA
- a CDS encoding type IV toxin-antitoxin system AbiEi family antitoxin domain-containing protein, with protein sequence MATPSQKISLAAQAHWLGIVPRTGLEARLTASRGIITARELRATGISAADAGRLVREGVLRRVRRGAYVEACRLQDIELDERRWLMARAAMRSLTTDPVTVVAGQQTALAIHRLPVWPPDALTHVTRVADGRSHGWAGVRVHRSFGPDSWARYDGVPALTPAYAIVSTAVWHGTESGLIACDAALHDRLVGFAELRRIVESAPQRPGISHARRMLQLADPAAESPGETRTRLVLLGMGLRFVSQPAIDTRLGRFFPDFALTEVGVLLEFDGAVKYRKDGSTSVVDEKIREDALREQGWLVIRIVWSDLADAARLSRRIREAIRQRRSWAQQPA encoded by the coding sequence ATGGCCACCCCATCGCAGAAGATCTCGCTCGCCGCTCAGGCGCACTGGCTCGGCATTGTGCCGCGCACCGGACTCGAGGCCCGGCTCACCGCATCCCGCGGCATCATCACCGCGCGCGAGTTGCGCGCCACCGGGATCAGCGCGGCCGACGCCGGCCGGCTCGTCCGTGAGGGCGTCCTCCGCCGGGTGCGCCGCGGCGCGTATGTCGAGGCGTGCCGCCTCCAGGACATCGAGCTCGACGAACGCCGCTGGCTCATGGCGCGGGCGGCGATGCGATCGCTCACGACCGACCCGGTCACGGTGGTCGCGGGGCAGCAGACCGCCCTCGCCATACATCGCCTGCCGGTGTGGCCGCCGGACGCCCTCACCCACGTGACCCGGGTCGCCGACGGCCGATCGCACGGTTGGGCCGGCGTGCGCGTGCACCGCAGCTTCGGCCCCGACTCCTGGGCGAGGTATGACGGCGTGCCCGCGCTCACCCCGGCCTACGCGATCGTGTCGACGGCCGTCTGGCACGGCACCGAGTCCGGACTGATCGCGTGCGACGCCGCACTGCACGACCGACTCGTCGGCTTCGCCGAACTCCGGCGCATCGTCGAGTCCGCGCCGCAACGCCCAGGGATCAGCCACGCCCGCCGCATGCTCCAACTCGCCGACCCCGCGGCCGAGTCGCCCGGTGAGACCCGCACGCGTCTGGTGCTGCTCGGGATGGGCCTGCGCTTCGTCAGCCAGCCCGCCATCGACACCCGCCTCGGCCGGTTCTTCCCCGACTTCGCGCTGACCGAGGTCGGCGTGCTGCTCGAATTCGACGGGGCGGTGAAATATCGCAAGGACGGCAGCACCTCGGTCGTGGACGAGAAGATCCGCGAGGACGCACTGCGCGAGCAGGGGTGGCTCGTCATACGCATCGTGTGGTCGGACCTGGCTGACGCCGCCCGGCTCAGTCGCCGCATCCGGGAGGCGATCCGGCAGCGGCGCTCGTGGGCGCAGCAGCCGGCCTGA